The nucleotide sequence GGATCTTCGTCCTCGGCGACCACCGGTCCGACTCGGCGGACTCCCGCTACCACCTCGACGAGCAGGACCACGGGACCGTCTCCGAGGAGCAGGTCGTGGGGCGGGCCGTGATGATCGTCTGGCCCGTCGCGCACTGGCGCGGCCTGGAGGAACGCGACACCTTCGCCGCCGTACCGGACGGCAGTACGGGTTCCGGGTCGGCGCTCGGTCTGTCGCATAGTGTGTCCCAGCGGAATCTGAACGGATTGCCCGGGCTCCCGACCCCTGCGGAACTTCTGCTCGTTATGGGAGTGGTGGGCCTGTCCCTGTTCGGGGACAGGCGATCGCACGGACTGAGGAGTGGATGTGGGGGATTTGGCCGTCGGCGCACGATCCGGACACGATGGGCCCGACGAGAGGGCCGACGGGGCCTTCGGCGATGACACGACGGGTGACGACGTGACGGACGAGCAGGCGCAGCCACCGGGCGGCGAAACGCCGGGTGACGGCGACGACGACACGGCGGGCGGCTCCGGCGGGCGGCCGAGGAACCAGCGTTCCTTCTGGAAGGAACTGCCGCTCCTCGTCGGCATCGCGCTGGTGCTCGCCCTGCTGATCAAGACCTTCCTGGTGCAGGCGTTCTCGATCCCCTCGGAATCGATGATGAACACCCTCCAGAAGGGCGACCGGGTCCTCGTCGACAAACTGACCCCCTGGTTCGGCTCGGAGCCCGAGCGCGGCGAGGTCGTCGTCTTCCACGACCCGGGCGGCTGGCTCGAAGGCCAGACCGCGCCCAAGCCGAACGTCGTGCAGAAGTTCCTCAGCTTCATCGGCCTCATGCCGTCCGCCGAGGAGAAGGACCTCATCAAGCGGGTCATCGCCGTCGGAGGCGACACCGTGTCCTGCAAGGAGGGCGGCAAGGTCGTCCTCAACGGCGTCCAGCTGGACGAGACCTCGTACCTCTACCCCGGCTCCGTCCCCTGCCAGGACTCCTTCGGCCCCGTCAAGGTCCCCGAGGGCCGCATCTGGGTCATGGGCGACAACCGGCAGAACTCCCTGGACTCCCGCTTCCACCAGCAGCTCCCCGGCGGCGGCACCGTCTCCAACGACGAGGTCGTGGGCCGCGCCGTCGTGATCGCCTGGCCCGTCACCCGCTGGGCCACCCTCCCGGTCCCCGACATCTTCGACCAGCCCGGCCTCGACAAGGCCGCGGCCGCCGCCCCGCTCGGCGCGGTGAGCGTCGCCGGAGCGCTCCCGCTGGTGCTGTGGCGCCGGAAGAAGGTCGCCGCTCGGCATACCGCCGAGTAGTGACCCGCGGGTAGGGTGCCGTCCCGGACCGCCGAAAGACCAGCGGTCCGCCGGCGGACCTACGGGATGGCACATGAGCGGAAACAGTGGGACCAAGGGCGGCCGCGGCCGCCTCGGCAGCGTGCTGTCGGGGCTGGCCGTGGCCGTCGGCTGTGTGCTCTTCCTCGGCGGCTTCGTGGTGGGAGCCCTGCTCTACCGGCCGTACTCCGTCCCCAGCGACTCCATGACCCCCACGCTCGCCGTGGGATCCAAGATCCTCGCCCAGCGCATCGACGGCGACGAGGTGCGCCGCGGGGACGTCGTCGTCTTCAACGACCCGCTGTGGAGCAACTCGCCCATGGTCAAGCGGGTCGTCGCCGTCGGCGGCGACACCGTCGCCTGCTGCGGCGCGGACGGCCGCCTCACCGTCAACGGCACGTCCGTCGAGGAGCCCTATCTGAGGTCCGGCGCGGGCGGCCGGACCGTCGC is from Streptomyces venezuelae ATCC 10712 and encodes:
- the lepB gene encoding signal peptidase I, with the protein product MAVGARSGHDGPDERADGAFGDDTTGDDVTDEQAQPPGGETPGDGDDDTAGGSGGRPRNQRSFWKELPLLVGIALVLALLIKTFLVQAFSIPSESMMNTLQKGDRVLVDKLTPWFGSEPERGEVVVFHDPGGWLEGQTAPKPNVVQKFLSFIGLMPSAEEKDLIKRVIAVGGDTVSCKEGGKVVLNGVQLDETSYLYPGSVPCQDSFGPVKVPEGRIWVMGDNRQNSLDSRFHQQLPGGGTVSNDEVVGRAVVIAWPVTRWATLPVPDIFDQPGLDKAAAAAPLGAVSVAGALPLVLWRRKKVAARHTAE
- the lepB gene encoding signal peptidase I, with the translated sequence MSGNSGTKGGRGRLGSVLSGLAVAVGCVLFLGGFVVGALLYRPYSVPSDSMTPTLAVGSKILAQRIDGDEVRRGDVVVFNDPLWSNSPMVKRVVAVGGDTVACCGADGRLTVNGTSVEEPYLRSGAGGRTVASGEEFSVTVPAGNLFLLGDDRHTSLDSRSHLDEAGQGTVPRSMVVARVDSVIWPAKGLLERPTGFAGLPGGISEPGPVRPLLLAIAAGAVLVLGGAAYGPVADFFTKRRTAQAGTAGPKSEKVGT